Proteins encoded together in one Rhizobium leguminosarum bv. trifolii WSM1325 window:
- a CDS encoding short-chain dehydrogenase/reductase SDR (PFAM: short-chain dehydrogenase/reductase SDR; KR domain protein; NAD-dependent epimerase/dehydratase~KEGG: rec:RHECIAT_PA0000160 probable dehydrogenase/reductase protein), whose product MVELAQSLASIKLPDLSGKAVLITGASTGIGAALARAFAAQGAKVGVHYNASREPAEKLADEIRAAGGTVHLIQGDVSREGETERVVEETAKTFGHLDGLINNAGGMLGRKPTSEYTDAHYAAVMDLNARSVLAATRAAHPWLKKQGGFIINTTSIAARNGGGNGAILYAASKGFVSTITRGHAKEFVPDRIRVNAVAPGVIATPFHERYTNDEQMELQRKSIPMGFVGTSEDCVGAYLFLASPTLSGYITGQIIEVNGGQLMP is encoded by the coding sequence ATGGTCGAACTTGCGCAATCGCTCGCATCCATCAAGCTGCCGGACCTGTCCGGCAAGGCCGTGCTGATCACCGGCGCCTCGACCGGGATCGGCGCGGCGCTCGCCCGCGCCTTTGCGGCTCAAGGGGCCAAGGTCGGCGTGCATTACAATGCCAGCCGCGAACCGGCGGAGAAGCTTGCAGACGAGATCCGGGCTGCCGGCGGCACCGTGCACCTGATCCAGGGCGACGTGTCGAGGGAAGGCGAGACCGAGCGTGTCGTCGAAGAGACGGCGAAGACCTTCGGTCATCTCGACGGGCTCATCAACAATGCCGGCGGCATGCTGGGGCGCAAGCCGACCTCGGAATATACCGACGCCCATTATGCCGCGGTCATGGACCTCAACGCCCGCTCGGTGCTGGCGGCAACACGTGCGGCCCATCCTTGGCTGAAGAAGCAGGGTGGCTTCATCATCAACACCACCTCGATCGCTGCGCGCAATGGCGGCGGCAATGGTGCGATCCTCTATGCGGCATCCAAGGGCTTCGTTTCGACGATCACGCGCGGCCATGCCAAGGAATTCGTCCCCGACCGGATCCGTGTCAACGCTGTGGCGCCGGGCGTTATCGCCACACCCTTCCACGAGCGTTATACCAATGACGAGCAGATGGAGCTGCAGCGCAAGTCGATCCCGATGGGTTTCGTCGGCACGTCGGAAGATTGCGTCGGCGCCTATCTCTTCCTCGCCTCGCCGACGCTGTCGGGCTACATCACCGGCCAGATCATCGAGGTCAATGGCGGCCAGCTGATGCCGTAA
- a CDS encoding hypothetical protein (KEGG: rec:RHECIAT_PA0000167 hypothetical protein): MMPCWSVRAVRAFPYHDDGSFHDGGSHHDDGRLDPADTISIELTARDDSCTSEVDLMRKYPELDGADA, from the coding sequence GTGATGCCGTGCTGGTCAGTCAGAGCGGTGCGCGCATTCCCCTATCACGACGATGGCAGTTTTCACGATGGCGGCAGCCATCACGATGATGGCCGTCTCGACCCTGCCGACACGATCTCGATCGAGCTGACGGCGCGCGACGACAGTTGCACCAGCGAGGTGGATCTGATGCGGAAATATCCTGAGCTCGACGGCGCCGACGCATAA
- a CDS encoding conserved hypothetical protein (KEGG: rec:RHECIAT_PA0000169 hypothetical protein): MSLLIVAALLYLGLALGLILVVDNLVGLVFRDPRAPADLPFFHIGRALVASQKLYRK, translated from the coding sequence ATGTCGCTCCTCATTGTCGCCGCGCTGCTCTACCTCGGTCTCGCCCTCGGCCTCATCCTTGTCGTCGATAACCTCGTCGGACTGGTTTTCCGCGATCCCCGTGCGCCCGCGGACTTGCCCTTCTTCCACATCGGCCGCGCTTTGGTCGCTTCACAAAAACTCTATCGAAAATAA
- a CDS encoding Glutathione S-transferase domain protein (PFAM: Glutathione S-transferase domain~KEGG: ret:RHE_PE00210 glutathione S-transferase protein) — protein sequence MAYELYYWDGIQGRGEFVRLALEEVGAAYIDVTRQPGRGTGAMMDVMESESETHIPFAPPFLKDGDLIIPHVANILFYLGPKLGLAPEDDGLRHVVNGLQLTVTDFVAEAHDTHHPIDMSLYYEDQKPEAKARSAAFIRDRIPKFLGYFERVLRQNPKGPNHLVGDALTYVDLSLFQVIEGLNYAFPKAMTKRKAEYPCLLALHDAVAKRPNIASYLASARRLAFNEEGIFRHYPELDGAG from the coding sequence ATGGCATACGAGCTTTATTATTGGGACGGCATTCAAGGCCGTGGCGAATTCGTGCGGTTGGCGCTGGAAGAAGTCGGCGCCGCATATATCGACGTTACCCGCCAGCCCGGGCGCGGCACCGGCGCCATGATGGACGTGATGGAGAGCGAAAGCGAAACGCACATTCCCTTTGCGCCACCGTTCCTGAAGGATGGCGACCTTATTATACCGCATGTCGCCAACATCCTGTTTTATCTCGGACCGAAACTCGGCCTTGCGCCTGAGGATGACGGCCTTCGCCATGTCGTCAACGGCCTGCAGCTGACCGTCACCGATTTCGTCGCCGAAGCGCATGATACGCATCACCCGATCGACATGTCGCTTTATTACGAGGACCAGAAGCCAGAGGCAAAAGCTCGCTCGGCCGCCTTCATCCGCGACCGCATTCCGAAATTCCTCGGTTATTTCGAGCGGGTGCTGCGACAGAACCCGAAAGGCCCCAACCATCTGGTCGGCGATGCGCTGACCTATGTCGACCTCTCGCTCTTCCAGGTAATCGAGGGCCTGAATTACGCCTTTCCGAAAGCCATGACGAAGCGCAAGGCGGAATATCCCTGCCTCTTGGCTCTGCATGACGCGGTCGCGAAGCGTCCGAACATCGCCAGCTATCTCGCCTCCGCCCGCCGCCTCGCCTTCAACGAGGAAGGGATTTTCAGGCATTATCCTGAGCTGGACGGTGCCGGCTGA
- a CDS encoding multi-sensor hybrid histidine kinase (PFAM: ATP-binding region ATPase domain protein; GAF domain protein; response regulator receiver; PAS fold-4 domain protein; histidine kinase A domain protein~SMART: ATP-binding region ATPase domain protein; response regulator receiver; histidine kinase A domain protein; GAF domain protein~KEGG: rec:RHECIAT_PA0000168 putative two-component sensor histidine kinase/response regulator hybrid protein), which yields MRSVGDGWPRGGGEIGELLRHPDFHAVGLGPVESWPASLKHVAEMVLNSRQPKFVAWGPDLAFLYNEAYVPVFPERHPDALGRPFREVWADIWEQFSPIVTSTLEGSSQLFKELLIPMRRDGRTEDTWFTFSYTPLRDDDGRVAGILCAALDVTDQVSAKRGEQNALEELRAKSEALAVVNRAGAAITAEPSVERLTQIVVDAGVTLTGAEFGAFFYNVDDGEGGSYMLYALAGVDRKNFEKFPMPRNTKVFAPTFNGEGITRSDDILLDPRYGQNAPHAGMPKGHLPVRSYLAVPVKSRDGGVIGGLFFGHGQPGRFSQAAEASLVSLAGQSAVAIDNIRLFRAAKVEIDQRRNMEDQLRKLNEMLEVRVAAEIAERQQAEAALQQSQKMESIGKLTGGVAHDFNNLLQVISGNLQLLGKDVAESGRAKERISNALAAVERGSRLASQLLAFGRRQPLEPKVVNIGRLVTGMDDMLRRALGEEIEVETMVSGGLWNSFADPTQIENALLNLAINSRDAMAGPGKLTIEVGNAFLDDTYSRTHPEVTAGQYVVLAVTDTGSGMMQEVIEQAFEPFFSTKPEGKGTGLGLSMVYGFVKQSGGHVKIYSEIGEGTTVKLYLPRSFQSEDRITNVDNVPATGGTETILVAEDDEGVRTTVVEMLTDLGYYVLKAKDAQSALTVIESGAHIDLLFTDVVMPGPLRSPELARMARERLPDIAVLYTSGYTENSIVHGGRLDPGLELLSKPYTREELARKIRHVLTIRTQRRQGASDAAVAAPKHPEVAREKLKLLLVEDDAFIRMDTAELLQDLGYDVIEADSGERGVEILRHTIVDIIVADVGLPGMSGQAFAAKAREAFPSVGLVFATGNSSLPDANHLPGSVLLSKPFSSIALDQAVKNAVQQRPGV from the coding sequence ATGAGAAGCGTCGGGGACGGCTGGCCGAGAGGTGGGGGCGAAATCGGCGAATTGTTACGGCATCCGGATTTCCACGCCGTCGGTCTCGGTCCGGTCGAAAGCTGGCCTGCCTCTCTCAAGCACGTCGCCGAAATGGTGTTGAATTCCCGCCAGCCCAAATTCGTTGCCTGGGGTCCGGATCTCGCTTTTCTCTACAATGAAGCCTATGTGCCCGTTTTCCCCGAGCGGCATCCCGATGCCCTCGGACGACCCTTTCGTGAGGTCTGGGCGGATATCTGGGAACAGTTCTCGCCGATCGTCACCAGCACGCTCGAAGGCAGTTCGCAGCTCTTCAAAGAGCTGCTCATCCCGATGCGCCGCGACGGCCGTACCGAGGACACCTGGTTCACCTTCTCATACACGCCGCTGCGCGACGATGACGGCAGGGTCGCAGGCATCCTCTGCGCGGCCCTTGATGTTACCGACCAGGTGTCGGCCAAGCGCGGCGAACAGAACGCGCTGGAAGAACTGCGTGCAAAATCGGAGGCGCTTGCGGTCGTCAACCGGGCGGGTGCGGCGATCACCGCCGAGCCCAGTGTCGAACGCCTCACCCAGATTGTCGTCGATGCCGGCGTGACGCTGACCGGCGCGGAATTCGGCGCCTTCTTCTACAATGTCGATGATGGCGAGGGCGGCAGCTACATGCTCTATGCGCTCGCCGGCGTCGATCGGAAGAACTTCGAGAAATTCCCGATGCCGCGCAATACCAAGGTTTTCGCGCCGACCTTCAACGGCGAAGGCATCACGCGCTCCGACGACATCCTGCTCGACCCGCGCTACGGGCAGAATGCGCCGCATGCTGGCATGCCGAAGGGACATCTTCCCGTCAGGAGCTATCTTGCCGTGCCGGTGAAATCACGCGACGGCGGCGTCATCGGCGGCTTGTTCTTCGGCCACGGCCAGCCCGGCCGTTTTTCCCAAGCGGCCGAGGCGAGCCTGGTCAGTCTCGCCGGCCAATCGGCCGTCGCGATCGACAATATCCGGCTTTTCCGTGCCGCCAAAGTCGAAATCGACCAGCGCCGCAATATGGAAGATCAGCTGCGGAAACTTAATGAAATGCTCGAGGTCCGCGTCGCGGCCGAGATTGCCGAGCGCCAGCAGGCCGAAGCAGCGCTCCAGCAGTCGCAGAAGATGGAATCGATCGGCAAGCTCACCGGCGGCGTTGCCCATGATTTCAACAATCTGCTGCAGGTGATCTCAGGCAACCTGCAGCTTCTCGGCAAGGACGTGGCAGAGAGCGGTCGGGCCAAGGAACGCATTTCCAACGCGCTTGCCGCCGTCGAACGCGGCTCGCGGCTGGCAAGCCAGTTGCTCGCCTTCGGCCGCCGGCAACCGTTGGAGCCGAAGGTCGTCAATATTGGCCGTCTCGTCACCGGCATGGACGACATGCTGCGCCGCGCGCTCGGCGAGGAGATCGAAGTCGAGACCATGGTCTCCGGTGGGCTCTGGAACAGCTTTGCCGATCCGACCCAGATCGAGAACGCACTGCTCAACCTTGCGATCAACTCCCGAGACGCGATGGCTGGCCCCGGTAAGCTGACGATCGAGGTCGGCAACGCCTTCCTCGACGACACCTACAGCCGCACCCATCCTGAAGTCACCGCCGGCCAATATGTCGTGCTGGCGGTTACCGATACCGGATCCGGCATGATGCAGGAGGTCATAGAACAGGCCTTCGAGCCTTTCTTCTCGACCAAGCCGGAAGGCAAGGGTACCGGTCTTGGCCTGTCGATGGTCTATGGCTTCGTCAAGCAGTCCGGTGGCCACGTGAAGATCTACAGCGAGATCGGCGAAGGCACGACCGTCAAGCTCTATCTGCCCCGCTCGTTCCAGAGCGAGGATCGCATCACCAATGTCGACAACGTGCCGGCGACCGGGGGCACGGAAACCATCCTCGTCGCCGAGGATGACGAGGGTGTGCGCACGACTGTCGTCGAGATGCTGACGGATCTCGGCTACTACGTGTTGAAGGCCAAGGATGCGCAAAGCGCGCTCACCGTGATCGAAAGCGGCGCCCATATCGACCTGCTCTTTACCGATGTCGTCATGCCCGGGCCGTTGCGGAGCCCGGAGCTTGCGCGCATGGCACGCGAGCGTCTGCCTGACATCGCCGTGCTCTACACATCGGGCTATACCGAAAATTCGATCGTCCATGGCGGCAGGCTCGATCCCGGCCTCGAACTGCTCTCCAAACCCTATACGCGCGAGGAACTCGCCCGCAAGATCCGCCACGTGCTTACTATCAGGACGCAACGCCGCCAAGGGGCGAGCGATGCCGCGGTGGCCGCTCCCAAACATCCCGAGGTCGCCCGTGAAAAGCTGAAGCTGTTGCTGGTGGAAGACGACGCCTTCATCCGCATGGATACCGCCGAGCTTCTGCAGGATCTCGGCTATGACGTCATCGAGGCTGATAGTGGCGAACGGGGCGTGGAAATCCTCCGACATACCATCGTCGACATCATCGTCGCCGATGTCGGCCTGCCCGGCATGTCGGGTCAGGCCTTTGCCGCGAAGGCGCGTGAGGCCTTTCCTTCGGTCGGACTGGTCTTTGCCACCGGCAACAGCAGCCTGCCGGATGCAAATCATCTCCCCGGCTCGGTGCTGCTGTCGAAACCTTTCAGCAGCATAGCGCTCGACCAGGCGGTCAAGAACGCCGTCCAACAACGGCCTGGCGTGTAG
- a CDS encoding DNA polymerase LigD, polymerase domain protein (TIGRFAM: DNA polymerase LigD, polymerase domain protein~PFAM: DNA primase small subunit~KEGG: rec:RHECIAT_PA0000163 putative DNA ligase protein) codes for MSPRHTPASDVSLTHPDRLYWPDEGVTKQALADYYAAVWPFMAPYVVNRPLALLRLPDGIKGHQRFFQKHAWKGMNPHIEEIADPQDADGEKLLRIGDFNGLVALVQSAVLEIHPWGATADNWERPDMVTMDLDPGEDVTWSAVIAAALELKSRLEARGLAAFVKTSGGKGLHVVTPLAPKAGWAEVKDFAHSLAESVSADAPDKYLATATKAKRGGHIYIDYLRNGRGNTAVAAYSTRARSGAPVSMPLDWSELNEVSGPAAFTLANVPQRLETRPKDPWGNFFDAAVPLE; via the coding sequence ATGAGCCCCAGACATACGCCGGCATCGGACGTATCCTTGACGCATCCCGACCGGCTCTACTGGCCGGACGAGGGCGTGACCAAGCAGGCGCTGGCGGATTACTACGCGGCGGTCTGGCCATTCATGGCGCCTTATGTCGTCAACCGGCCCTTGGCATTGTTGCGTTTGCCGGACGGCATAAAGGGCCATCAGCGATTTTTCCAGAAACATGCCTGGAAAGGCATGAATCCGCACATCGAGGAGATCGCCGACCCGCAGGATGCGGACGGCGAAAAATTGCTGCGCATCGGCGATTTCAACGGTCTCGTGGCGCTGGTGCAGTCGGCCGTGCTCGAAATTCATCCCTGGGGGGCAACGGCCGACAATTGGGAAAGACCCGATATGGTCACCATGGACCTCGATCCCGGCGAAGACGTGACCTGGAGCGCGGTGATAGCAGCAGCGCTTGAATTGAAGTCGCGGCTGGAAGCCCGCGGCCTGGCTGCCTTCGTCAAGACGTCGGGCGGCAAGGGGCTGCATGTGGTGACGCCGCTTGCGCCGAAGGCCGGCTGGGCCGAGGTGAAGGATTTCGCCCATTCACTGGCCGAAAGCGTGTCGGCCGATGCGCCGGACAAATATCTGGCAACCGCGACAAAGGCAAAACGCGGTGGACATATCTACATCGATTATCTCCGCAACGGCCGCGGCAACACGGCGGTCGCGGCCTATTCGACGCGGGCACGATCGGGCGCGCCGGTTTCCATGCCGCTGGATTGGTCAGAATTGAACGAGGTGAGCGGTCCGGCCGCTTTCACGCTCGCCAACGTGCCGCAACGGTTGGAGACCCGGCCGAAGGATCCATGGGGAAATTTCTTCGATGCGGCCGTTCCGCTGGAATGA
- a CDS encoding glycogen debranching enzyme GlgX (KEGG: rec:RHECIAT_PA0000161 glycosyl hydrolase (glycogen debranching) protein~TIGRFAM: glycogen debranching enzyme GlgX~PFAM: glycoside hydrolase family 13 domain protein; alpha amylase catalytic region~SMART: alpha amylase catalytic sub domain) translates to MSFSFSELDFLKPELGAEYTGSGTHFAVFSAHAEQMELCLFSPDGKNEIARLPLPKREGDIWSGYIAGVGPGTVYGYRAHGPYDPQAGHRFNPNKLLLDPYAKQVTGELKWDDALFGYQIGEDDLSFDERDSAPFTVKGVVQDPDFDWAGEEAIRRPWPDTIIYEAHVRGLTMTHPKVPDRLRGTFLGMCSDPIIDHLVKLGISAIELLPIQYFLDDRYLLENNLRNYWGYQTLGFFAPQSRYMSGDKITEIKTMVKKFHAAGIEVIMDVVYNHTAEGSEKGPTLSFRGLDNASYYILSPDDPRHTFDTTGTGNTLNAANPMVMRMVLDSLRYWVGVMHIDGFRFDLASTLGRQDMEFDRQGLFFGAIRQDPILAGVKLIAEPWDVGDGGYQVGGFPHPFREWNDKFRDDVRRFWKGDGGMVSEISQRITGSAVQFNHSDRGATSSINLLSAHDGFTLMDTVSFDDKHNDANGEDNRDGHSDNHSDNMGAEGVTDNEDINSLRARRRRNMMATLMLSQGVPMILAGDELGNSQGGNNNAYCQDNEIGWTDWSGLDDPFLDFCRQAVAFRKAHPVLRQERFLTGETADDGRIEIAWYKPDGGFMDDGAWNDDGLQVLGVYVSRSVHAPDTEEMDDLFLVFNAGGDCEVHLPVVNGLKQWSRVLDTGSETGSFEVREPENPVIVYAQSVAVFAPKGQTEPPKGATKAERRRWFQFGRRSK, encoded by the coding sequence ATGAGCTTTTCATTTTCAGAACTCGACTTCCTCAAGCCGGAGCTGGGAGCGGAGTATACGGGTTCTGGCACCCATTTCGCGGTATTCTCCGCCCATGCGGAACAGATGGAGCTCTGCCTCTTCTCGCCTGACGGAAAGAACGAGATTGCCCGGCTGCCGTTGCCGAAACGCGAAGGCGACATCTGGTCGGGCTATATTGCCGGCGTCGGACCGGGCACGGTCTACGGCTACCGCGCCCACGGCCCCTATGACCCGCAGGCCGGCCATCGCTTCAATCCGAACAAGCTCCTGCTCGACCCCTATGCCAAACAGGTGACGGGCGAGCTTAAATGGGATGACGCGCTGTTCGGTTACCAGATCGGCGAAGACGACCTTTCCTTTGACGAGCGTGACAGCGCCCCCTTCACGGTCAAGGGCGTGGTGCAGGATCCGGACTTCGATTGGGCGGGTGAAGAGGCGATCCGCCGTCCCTGGCCCGACACCATCATCTACGAGGCGCATGTGCGCGGCCTGACGATGACCCATCCGAAGGTGCCAGACCGGCTGCGCGGCACCTTTCTCGGCATGTGCAGCGATCCAATCATCGACCATCTCGTCAAGCTCGGCATCTCGGCGATCGAGCTTCTGCCGATCCAATATTTCCTCGACGATCGTTATCTCCTGGAAAACAACCTACGCAATTATTGGGGCTATCAGACACTCGGCTTCTTCGCGCCGCAATCACGCTACATGTCCGGCGACAAGATCACCGAAATCAAAACCATGGTGAAGAAGTTCCATGCCGCCGGCATCGAAGTCATCATGGACGTGGTGTATAACCACACCGCCGAAGGCAGCGAGAAAGGGCCGACGCTGTCCTTCCGCGGGCTCGACAATGCGAGCTATTACATTCTCTCTCCCGACGATCCGCGCCACACCTTCGATACCACGGGGACCGGAAACACGCTGAATGCCGCCAATCCCATGGTAATGCGCATGGTGCTCGACAGCCTGCGCTACTGGGTCGGCGTCATGCATATCGACGGCTTCCGTTTCGACCTTGCCAGCACGCTCGGCCGCCAGGATATGGAATTCGATCGGCAGGGCCTGTTCTTCGGCGCAATCCGCCAGGATCCGATCCTTGCCGGTGTCAAGCTGATCGCCGAGCCCTGGGACGTGGGCGATGGCGGTTATCAGGTTGGCGGCTTTCCACATCCCTTCCGTGAGTGGAACGACAAGTTTCGTGACGACGTGCGTCGCTTTTGGAAGGGCGATGGCGGCATGGTCTCGGAGATCTCGCAACGCATCACCGGCTCGGCGGTACAGTTCAACCACTCGGATCGCGGCGCGACGTCATCGATCAATCTGCTGTCGGCCCATGACGGCTTCACGTTGATGGACACGGTTTCCTTCGATGACAAGCACAATGACGCGAACGGCGAGGATAACAGGGACGGACATTCGGATAATCATTCGGACAATATGGGTGCCGAAGGCGTGACGGATAACGAGGACATCAACAGCCTTCGGGCGCGGCGGCGCCGCAACATGATGGCGACGCTGATGCTCTCCCAAGGGGTTCCGATGATCCTTGCCGGCGACGAGCTGGGCAACAGCCAAGGCGGCAACAACAACGCCTATTGCCAGGACAACGAGATCGGCTGGACGGATTGGTCGGGGCTCGACGACCCCTTCCTCGATTTCTGCCGGCAGGCCGTCGCCTTCCGCAAGGCCCATCCCGTCTTGCGGCAGGAGCGGTTCCTGACCGGAGAGACAGCCGACGACGGGCGCATCGAGATCGCCTGGTACAAGCCGGACGGCGGTTTCATGGACGATGGGGCCTGGAACGACGACGGTTTGCAGGTACTCGGCGTCTACGTCTCGAGGAGCGTGCATGCACCGGACACCGAGGAGATGGACGACCTCTTCCTCGTCTTCAATGCAGGTGGCGACTGCGAGGTTCACCTGCCCGTGGTGAATGGGCTGAAACAGTGGTCGAGGGTGCTCGACACGGGCTCGGAGACGGGTTCTTTCGAGGTGCGCGAGCCAGAGAATCCGGTCATCGTCTATGCCCAGAGCGTGGCGGTCTTCGCGCCGAAGGGACAAACCGAGCCGCCGAAAGGCGCGACAAAAGCCGAGCGTCGCCGCTGGTTCCAGTTCGGCCGCAGGAGCAAGTAA
- a CDS encoding putative DNA topoisomerase I protein (KEGG: rec:RHECIAT_PA0000162 probable DNA topoisomerase I protein) gives MNAEAITDLGLVYVSDTEPGIRRRRKGKGFSYVMPDGTTLADELQRARIGALGLPPAYENVWICLYDNGHLQATGFDARGRKQYRYHKEWQSFRSAGKFHQLIEFGRALPRIRRTVLRHLDTGAEDVNGVLAALTTLLDEAHLRVGNQAYVRENGTYGATTLLKRHLKIVDGQIELKFRAKGGKRVQRSLKHPRLQKILEEIADLPGRQLFVWKDESGTLKPIDSGRLNAYLAEISGIPISAKTFRTWAGSLAAFGAARETILGGGRPTVKQMSEAAAEALHNTPAISRSSYIHPAIISLAGNDHPLIETGNEPLRGLRAEENRLLDFLTSEIEE, from the coding sequence ATGAATGCCGAAGCCATCACCGACCTTGGTCTTGTCTATGTCAGCGACACCGAACCAGGCATCCGCAGGCGAAGGAAGGGTAAGGGCTTCAGCTATGTGATGCCCGACGGTACGACGCTTGCCGACGAATTGCAGCGGGCGCGCATAGGCGCGCTCGGTCTGCCCCCAGCCTATGAGAATGTCTGGATCTGCCTCTACGACAACGGCCATTTGCAGGCGACAGGCTTCGATGCGCGCGGGCGCAAGCAATACCGCTACCATAAGGAATGGCAATCCTTCCGAAGTGCGGGAAAATTCCATCAATTGATCGAGTTCGGCCGGGCGCTGCCTCGAATACGCCGCACCGTGCTGCGCCATCTCGATACCGGTGCAGAGGATGTCAATGGCGTGCTTGCGGCTTTGACGACGCTGCTCGACGAGGCGCACCTCCGCGTCGGCAATCAGGCCTATGTCAGGGAGAACGGCACCTATGGCGCAACGACGCTGCTAAAACGCCACCTGAAGATCGTCGACGGGCAGATCGAGCTGAAATTCCGTGCGAAAGGTGGCAAGCGCGTCCAGCGCAGCCTCAAGCATCCGAGGCTGCAGAAGATCCTGGAGGAGATAGCCGACCTGCCAGGCCGCCAACTCTTCGTCTGGAAGGACGAAAGCGGGACGCTGAAGCCAATCGATTCCGGGCGATTGAACGCCTATCTGGCCGAGATATCCGGCATTCCGATTTCGGCGAAGACCTTTCGCACCTGGGCCGGATCGCTGGCGGCTTTCGGAGCGGCGCGCGAGACGATCCTCGGTGGCGGCCGGCCGACCGTGAAGCAGATGTCGGAGGCCGCGGCCGAGGCGCTACACAACACACCGGCGATCTCGCGCTCGAGCTATATCCATCCCGCGATCATCTCGCTCGCCGGCAACGATCATCCGCTGATCGAGACTGGCAACGAGCCGCTGCGGGGCTTGCGGGCCGAGGAAAACAGGCTACTTGATTTCCTCACAAGCGAGATCGAAGAATGA
- a CDS encoding conserved hypothetical protein (KEGG: rec:RHECIAT_PA0000165 hypothetical protein): MAKSKKKWSQDVTERSDAMDLKEGVFKSDDPRKIARSVKHSAEESDRRKSSPYRAAMSMLTFYINRAGDQLTKKRRGTLEKAKDELRKDFGRKPKD, encoded by the coding sequence ATGGCCAAATCGAAAAAGAAATGGTCTCAGGACGTCACCGAACGCAGCGATGCGATGGACCTGAAGGAAGGCGTGTTCAAATCGGACGATCCGAGGAAGATTGCCCGTTCCGTCAAGCACTCCGCCGAGGAGAGTGATCGCCGCAAGTCGAGCCCTTATCGCGCTGCCATGTCGATGCTGACCTTCTACATTAACCGCGCGGGCGACCAACTGACGAAAAAGCGGCGCGGAACCCTTGAAAAGGCCAAGGACGAACTGCGAAAAGACTTTGGTCGTAAACCGAAGGATTGA
- a CDS encoding conserved hypothetical protein (KEGG: rec:RHECIAT_PA0000166 hypothetical protein) → MPRGDKSDYTDKQKRKAEHIEEGYEDRGVSEKEAERRAWATVNKESGGGNKSGSGRGKKDTHESSEKGGRVGGAASAARSKEERSASGKKAAATRKRNEHHSHH, encoded by the coding sequence ATGCCGAGAGGTGATAAATCCGACTATACCGACAAGCAGAAGCGCAAAGCCGAGCACATCGAGGAGGGCTACGAGGATCGCGGCGTCTCCGAGAAGGAAGCCGAACGGCGTGCTTGGGCGACCGTCAACAAGGAAAGCGGCGGCGGCAACAAATCCGGTTCCGGCCGCGGCAAGAAGGATACGCATGAATCCTCCGAAAAGGGCGGCCGCGTCGGCGGTGCGGCATCCGCCGCACGCTCGAAGGAGGAACGTTCCGCTTCCGGGAAGAAGGCCGCGGCGACGCGCAAGCGTAACGAACACCACAGCCACCATTGA